In one Tripterygium wilfordii isolate XIE 37 chromosome 22, ASM1340144v1, whole genome shotgun sequence genomic region, the following are encoded:
- the LOC119991499 gene encoding uncharacterized protein LOC119991499, whose amino-acid sequence MKEILSNKRKLEDNETVILTVECSAILQRKLSPKLKDPGSFSIPCTIGNSYFEKSLSDLDASVNVMPFSVFRKLGLGEPKATTVSLQLVDRSIEHPRGVIEDVLVKVDKFFFPADFIVLDMEEDDEIPLILGRPFLATGRTLINVQQGKLILRVLDE is encoded by the coding sequence ATGAAGGAGATCCTCTCCAACAAAAGAAAGCTTGAGGACAATGAAACTGTTATACTTACAGTAGAGTGTAGCGCAATTTTACAAAGAAAGCTTTCGCCAAAACTAAAAGATCCAGGGAGTTTCTCAATCCCTTGCACTATTGGAAattcttattttgaaaaatctttAAGTGATTTAGATGCAAGTGTAAATGTAATGCCTTTTTCAGTCTTTAGGAAACTTGGACTTGGTGAGCCGAAGGCAACTACAGTTTCTTTACAATTGGTAGATAGATCGATCGAGCACCCAAGAGGAGTTATTGAAGATGTGTTGGTGAAAGTCGACAAATTCTTCTTCCCGGCTGATTTCATTGTTTTGGACatggaagaagatgatgagatcCCACTCATACTTGGTCGACCATTCTTGGCTACAGGGAGGACATTGATCAATGTTCAACAAGGCAAATTGATTTTGAGAGTGCTAGACGAGTAA
- the LOC119991191 gene encoding GDSL esterase/lipase At2g30310-like, with the protein MKGCKLTMASTNTTLFLTLLTIIIIFVNNKCNVEALPKFPAILSFGDSTVDSGNNNYIATAAKGNFLPYGQDFPGHKPTGRFSNGKLATDFITSHLGIKETLPPFLDPNLSDEELISGVSFGSGGSGYDDLTSSLARVISMPRQIQLFGEYVERLKSTVGEQMGNKILREVLVIVSSGTNDFIINFYDMPTRRLRYNISGYQDFLHSKLQDFVKELYNMGCRRIVVTGLPPIGCLPIQLTAKFKNPLDRRCLEDQNADAQSYNYKLQKLLPQIQKILPGSLILHANIYDPLFDMINNPQKYGFVETTRGCCGTGLLEVAFICNPITPTCGKASQFVFWDSVHPSQTTYKYLAIYLEKELRPSITYLNHTYLN; encoded by the exons ATGAAAGGATGCAAGTTAACAATGGCATCAACAAACACAACCCTCTTCCTTACCCTTTTAACCATAATAATCATTTTTGTCAACAACAAATGCAATGTTGAAGCATTGCCCAAATTTCCTGCCATTCTCAGCTTTGGTGATTCGACTGTTGATTCTGGTAACAACAACTACATCGCAACTGCGGCCAAGGGCAATTTTCTTCCATATGGTCAGGACTTTCCAGGTCACAAGCCAACAGGGAGGTTCTCAAATGGAAAACTTGCCACTGACTTCATAACCTCTCATCTGGGGATCAAGGAGACTCTGCCACCCTTCTTGGATCCAAATTTATCAGACGAGGAACTCATTTCGGGTGTTAGTTTCGGATCAGGTGGGTCTGGGTATGATGATTTGACATCCTCTTTAGCCAGAGTGATTTCAATGCCCAGGCAAATTCAGCTTTTTGGAGAGTATGTTGAGAGGCTCAAGAGTACTGTTGGGGAACAAATGGGCAACAAGATATTGAGGGAGGTTCTGGTAATTGTTAGTTCTGGGACTAATGACttcattatcaatttttatgatATGCCCACAAGGAGGCTGAGGTACAACATTAGTGGGTACCAAGATTTTCTGCACTCTAAGCTACAAGATTTTGTTAAG GAACTCTACAACATGGGATGCCGAAGAATTGTTGTGACGGGTCTTCCTCCAATTGGGTGCTTGCCAATTCAACTAACTGCAAAGTTTAAGAATCCTCTTGATCGTAGATGTTTGGAAGATCAGAATGCAGATGCTCAGTCCTATAATTACAAGCTTCAGAAGCTACTCCCCCAAATACAGAAAATCCTTCCAGGGAGTCTAATTCTACATGCAAATATCTATGATCCACTTTTTGATATGATCAATAACCCACAAAAATATG GATTTGTGGAAACGACGAGAGGATGCTGTGGCACTGGACTCTTGGAAGTAGCATTTATTTGCAATCCTATCACTCCAACATGTGGAAAGGCATCCCAGTTCGTGTTCTGGGATTCAGTTCATCCCAGCCAAACCACCTACAAGTACCTTGCTATCTACCTGGAGAAGGAACTTCGTCCGAGTATTACATATCTCAATCatacatatttaaattga